A segment of the Eptesicus fuscus isolate TK198812 chromosome 9, DD_ASM_mEF_20220401, whole genome shotgun sequence genome:
tggcccagaggcctcaGACCACTCCCTGGAGACACCTCACTCCCCGCTGTACGCTGACCCCTACACACCACCTGCCACCTCCCACCACAAAGTCAGAGACGTccggggcctgggtgaggtcagTGCCTTGCTGGGGACAGAAGGGCCAGATGTGcccacagcctgctgcttggagtctagaccagtggtcgccaacctttcggacctcacggaccaccagtggtccacgggcCACCGGTTGGCGACAGCTGGTCTAGACTATGCTCctccccctgggtctggggttGCCACGGCCTGAGGTTTAGAGGAAGCCTGAGGTCTGCTCAGGCAACGAGAGGCAAAAGGGGGTTGCGGGCAGGGGTCCCTCAACTccgccaggcccagcccagggcctcagtCACCCACCGACACTTCCCTGGCAGTTCCTCGCTGCGATGAAGAGCTCGCTTGGACCCGAACCCTCGAGCCCGTTCCCCTCCGTGCCCGTGTCTGTGCCTCTCTCCAACCCCAGCTCTGGAGTCTCCAGCCCCCACTTGCTCTCCAGAAAGGGAGCCCTGCAGCCCCGAGCCTCTCAGCGGCACCGGGGCTCCGTCAAGGGCCGTGGGCCCCGGCCCCCAGACTCTCCTCAGCTCGTGAGTAGCCGCCCCCACCTGGGCAGGGGTTCTGTGGGCCCTGGGGGACCCCCTGGGAGCAAGAGAGACAAAGCTGGATACTGGGGCAGTGGGCACTACGGGCAGCCGTGGCAGCTCATGGGCTGGTCTCCAAGCCCCTTCCCCAGGGCGTGGCTCTCACACTTGTGTTTGGGGTTCCCAGGTCTCCCCGCCCAGGGAAGTTTCGCCCGAccccccactgcctcccccaGGTGAGTGAGAGGCCCTGCCTCCTTCTGGGGGGAGCTGGGGTGGCACTTCCTAAagacacacacacctctgccctCCCACCAGATGGCGGACCCCCCAGGAGCTGTGACAAAATCTGGGACCAGGCtccgtctccctcccgccagCAATGGCCCCGAGAAGCACCTGAGGCTGAGGGGGGGCTCACCCAGTGGATCTGAGCCACTTCTCAGGCCCACCTGCCAGTGTCGACTCTGGGGGGTTCTCCAGCAAGGCCTGGGTCTTTCTTTGTGGGGCCTCCGGCCAACCACCCAATACCCAGTCAGGGTCTGACCCAAGTGGGTGGAGGGGGTCTCCAGAACCCTGAGCTTTCTAGGATCTGGAAGGGCTAGGAGGACAGCTTCTCCCCAGGATGCCCTGACCAGTGCCCTGAACCACAGATGAGGGCGCGATGCCCAGAGGGGCTGAGCCTTGGCCCCCAGggaaagagtgagggagaggCTTGAGGGGCTTCACCTGGGAGTGGGAGAATGGAGCAGGGATGAAGGTGAAGGTCAGAGGGCTGAGGAAGTTGGGTTATGGAGAGTCAGAGTATGTGAGGTCAGAGGTCATGAGGACCCGAGGTCAGCAAGGTCAGAGCTAGGAGGTTGCCCATGTGGGTGGGTGGCATTGCTCGGGAGAAAGGGACAAAAGactaaagaagaaagaagagaaggagattTTATTTGTCTGTGTCCACGCGTTCTTCACTCACAGCCAGGAGGCCCTGTGGCCCCAGGACCTGTGCTCGCTGCCTGGCTGGATGCCCTTCCAGCACCcagctggcccctgcccacccttcTGCCCTCTCTCTGGCTCCTCTCAGCCCCGGGACAAGCCCAGTGTCCCATTTCTCAGCCTGACACCATGAAACTCTGCTTGGAACCTCGTCCAGGGCTCTCCCAAGGAGGGGCTCCAGGCTCTGCCCTGCAGACCTCTACCCCACAGGGGCCACTGGGGTtaccttcctgcagcccctccaggTACCTGCTCCTTATCTCGGGCAGCAGCCAGGAGACCTTGGCCACAAGCCCTTGGGTTCAGGGTTCAAACAGGCCAAGGaggccctgccagccccaccccgcccctgcccagtcTCCAGGTACTTGGACACCCTCTGATTTCCTGCTCCATCCCACCACTCACCCTCTAACTTGATAACCAGACCAAATACAAAGGCCCAGTTCCATTTGATTTTGGAGAAACCACAAGTAATTTCTTAGTATAAGCAGTCTCACATACTGCCTGTCTGAACTTCCAGCTTTACTGGACACCCTGCTTTATTTGCTAATCTGGCCACCTTCCTAACCAGTtccctgctgcaccccagccaccCAACCTTCCCAGTCTCCCCTCCCAGGTGCGGGCACAGCCTGGGCTTCGGCCACTGGCCTGAGCCTCGGGTGGAGTCCAAAAAAGCCAGGACCAAGGACACTGGCTCCTTCTAGATGCTGCCGTGGAACACAAAGGTCAAAGGGCAAGGCCAGAGGGCAGCACCTCGGCCTGAGCACCTGTGGCCATTTCCTGGTCCTGCGTCTTCCTGGGCTGAGTCTGGCTCCTAGGGGCTGGGGCTTCGGCGTCCCCGCCTCACCTGCCGACGGAAGTAGCGGATGGCAGAGATGGTGCCGATGTTGGCCAgcaggactgcaagggaagcaGGAGCTGCCTGGGTGCCGGctcccggcctggtcaccacttgcacctgcacgGCCGGCCTCAAAGGGTGAGAGGAAGCCAGTGGGGTGAGCAGTGGGTCAGCAACGAGAGGAGCAAGGTCAGGGAAGAAATTTGTGTCCCCCAAGCACCCTGACCCCTGCTGGCCCCTCCACTTGACTTctgggcaccagccccactccccccagGGCCCCCAAACCTGTTTTCCAGGCGTCTGGGGTGTGCAGATCTGAGGTTCTCACAGCCCAGGTGGCAAAGGCTACAAACACCAGGCACATGTCCTTCTGGCTGAAGGTAAACGAGGTGAGAGGACCCCAGGGCTCCCCTAGGAAAGGAAAGCACATTCTGAGCTCCAGCTGCTCCCCTTAGATACGTCTGTCCCGAGACATGTCTGTCTGGAGACACGTCTGTCCTGCACATGTCTGTCTGGAGACACGTCTGTCCTGGACATGTCCGAGTCACATCTTCCCGTGATGCCTCTGTCCCAAGACACAGGCAGTGTGTGGACAGTTGAGTCAAGTCAACTTGGGCCAGTTGCCTCTGGGCACCACTTCCTGGTTCCTAAACTACCTTCCCGAAGGAATGTGAGACCAAGTCCACTGAGTGCCCACTGCCCAGTGCCTGCCCTGCCGGAGGCCAGGGGCAAGGATGTCAAGTCATCTGGGCCTGAACTCAGGGTGACGGTCGGTACACAGCCAAACCCTTGAATGACCTGGGTTGCCCCACCTGGACTGTGTCCTGGGATGGCCAAGAACTGCTCCTTCCTTCCAAGATCCTCCTTGAGGCCTCCCCCTGGCCCAGACCAACCTCCTGgcatgccccctcccacccccgccttgGCCTCCTGGCTGACATCCCTGGACAGTGtgttcccaggacctggacaggCCATGGGGCCCACGAGACACGCACCTGCTTGCCTGAGCACCAGGTCGAGCTGCTCTgtggcctctgggctgggctccAGTGCAGggccaggctgcaccccctgggGCCCCGGCGTGGGGGCCTCCCGGGCCTGCAGCTGGAGGAGGGCAGCCGGCTCCAGCACGTCCTCCAGCCCGTCCTCCCCAAGGAAGTGTTCATAGGCCTCGGGGAAGGAGATGGGCATGGGGTCTCCGGGCAGAGGGGCTGGCACAGGCTTGGCCTCTGGGGTTGGGGCCGGGGAGTGGCCcccctggggcccagacctcTTGGCTCGGCTGTCCCGGAAGAAGAACTCACACACTTCTGGCCACTGCATTTGGGCCTCGccatcctctgcctcctcctcagcctcttcATCCACCTCCTCGATGGTGTCACAAAAAAAGAACTCGTAGGCCTCAGGGACGGTCACGGCAAAACAGCTCTTATACCCAGGCCCGCCCGAAGCAAaggcggcaggggggggcaggtgCTTCAGGATCCGAGGCTGGGGAAGCCTGGGCCCAACCGCCACTGCGTCCCAAGCTCCAGGCCCCCCGCGGCCCCCTGAGGCCgtcctgggggctgagggccaggctGTCGCTGGTGAGAGCGGGCGCGTGGCCTCTTCTGACCCCGGCTCCTCGGGGCTGGGCTCAGACACAGAGAACCGcactttcttcttcttgcctgggACAGGTCCTGGGGGGGGCTCCCCCGAGGGGTGTCCAAGGGCACCTGCGGAGGACTCCCCTCTGGGCTTCTCTTGGCGCCCTCCTGAAGACACCACAGAGCCCAAATCCAACTTGGCCTGTGGGGCGCCCTTGGCCTCCATCGTGTCAGGCCCGGCCTGGGGAatggaggccagggtgggtgcACCCACATCAGACTCCGCCTTCGAGGCAGGTGCGGATGAGTCCACCTGCGGCTTGACCTTTCTGCCCGGTGGGGTCAGGGCCACATCCAGTCTAGGCTCGCAGGCGGGTGTAGACGGAGCCGTGTCAGGATGAGGCTTGGAGGCGGGTGTAGACGGAGCCGTGTCAGGATGAGGCTTGGAGGCGGGTGTAGATGGAGCCATGTCAGGATGAGGTTCGCAGGTGGGTGTAGACGGAATTGTGTCAGGATGATGCTTGGAGGCGGGTGTAGACGTCGCCGTGTCAGGATGAGGCTTGGAGGCGGGTGTAGACGGAACTGTGTCAGGATGAGGTTCACAGGTGGGTGTAGATGGAGTTGTGTCAGGATGAGGCTTGGAGGCGGGTGTAGATGGAGCCGTGTCAGGATGAGGCTTGGAGGCGGGTGTAGACGGAGCTGTGTCAGGATGAGGCTTGGAGGCGGGTTTAGACAGAGCTGTGTCAGGATGAGGTTCGCAGGTGGGTGTAGACGGAGCCGTGTCAGGATGAGGCTTGGAGGCGGGTGTAGACGGAACTGTGTCAGGATGAGGCTCACAGGTGGGTGTAGACGGAGTTGTATCAGGATGAGGCTTGGAGGCGGGTGTAGACAGAGCTGGGTCTGACTTAGCCATTGAGAAATCTGGACCAGGCTCTGGGGCAGGTGTGGCCACAGCGTGTGGCCCAGCTCCGGGGGTCATGCTGAGTGGGTCCGTACCTTGCTCAGTCGTGAGGACAGGTGTAGACAGATCCAGTCCCGGCCAGGCCACCTGCTCAGGGGCCCCTGCAGACTCCAGGCCCCGCTCATCCTGCCCGGCTCCTGCAGTCAGCTCGGCTGGCCCAGCTGAGGGGCCCTTCCCCCTGGACCCAGCTGGGCTTCGGCCCTCCTTGGGCCTGGCCTCAGCGAGCAGCGGGGAGCCCAGCGGGGTTGTGGGAGCAGAGCCCGCGGCACTCGAGCGCCCACCCCCCTTGGCACCCGCAGTGCGCCTCTTCTTTCGGCTGGGGCTTCGGGGTGGGGctccagggctgctggggggcctctggggcagaggGCTGCGGCCTGGGGACTCAGGGCTTGGAGGAGGCTCACCAGGGGGTCGAGGGGCAGGGTCCCGGGGGGCTGGCCCCTGCAGAAGCCTCTGCATCTCGTCTTTGGAAGGCACTGGCCCTTGGAGGGGCACGCTCTGGCCGGGAGAGGCGGCGCCCGAGCTGAGGGACGGCCGGGGTTCTGACCGTGCTGACGTGCTGGGCATCTGCTGACCGGCCCCCAGGGCCAGGGCGGGCTCCTGCCAAGACCTGCTGACCAGCTGCTTCGTGGCCGCCCGGTCCTCCTCCTCGAAGccaggccagccactccccccGAGCAGGGGCCGAGGCCCGGGGGGACTGCTGCCGCTGCTGTCCCCTTGGTCAATGTCACTGGACAGCAGCTCGtccccagaggccaggctggcctgCAGGAGGCCACACTCCTCAGCGGTGGCTGAGAACTCAGCCCAGTCCTGGTCACTCAGCTGGACACTGTACTGGAAGTTCTCCATTTCGGTCAGCAGGGCGCGTGAGCAGCAGAGCCGGGGTCTTCACCCCTGCCCGCCCGCCAGCACCCCTCCGCCCTGGCTCAGCACTGGGCTGGCATCTCCGTCCTGaaggccagcagagcagggtgCAGACGGCAGCTGGCTGCTTCCTCCAGGTCCAAATAGCTACAGCCCCACCGTCCCTGTTTCCAAATTGACCCCCTGTGGCAACTCTACGATATGTGGTCACATTCCTTCCACCAAACGCGCTCTGGATCGGTGAGGGGCACGAAGAAGTAGGATCCTCGGGCGTGGATTTTCAACCCCAGAAGTGGCTTTCCTTCACATCTCCAAGCATCTCCTGCTCAGCTGGGTCGGCCTTACCCTCCAACTTTCCTCTGGACAGGCCGACCTGGCTGTGGGGAGCCCTGGCCTGTCCCAGCATGCCCCAGGTGGCATTTGGCCATGGGGGCGGGGCCACAATATCCAGCAGGTGACCAGGCTTGGGTGATGATGACCTTCCACTAGCCTTGGCTGGGACAGGCTGCTGGGCTTCCTCTGAGCGCACGCTGGTCACGCCGGTGCTGGCCAGAGGGCACGCGGGTCCCTAGGAAGAGCCTAGGGAGGAGGCCCAAGAACAGAAAGGAGCTCCTGCCCCCCTCGGTCATCCTTAGGGTCTGTGTCCCCGACCCAGACGTGCCCCCTCCCCTTGCCCCGTCTCAGTGACCCAAGGCGACCCTGGCTGGAGAGTCTCCAACCCCTCAACCCCTGTGGGCTGCCCTTCTGTCTCTGAGATGGAGATGCCTGGACTCCAGGCACCGAGGCAGCTTCCTGACCCTGAACTTCGCCCTCCTCTCTAACTCTGGGGAAGGTCCCTGGGGGCTATCTACCTCGGGGACCCCTCAGGGCGGGAATGAGGGGCTGCTGGTGTCATACCTGAGACCCTGCAGCAGCCAAGCAGCAGCGCTGGGCGTCCAAGCTGCCTATCCATGGCCTGGTGCTGGCTTGCcatgcagccccacccccacagccaaaAATACCCATCCCAGGGTCACATGTCTCCTGCCAGCCAGCAGGGCCCAGGCCACAAATAGATGGCATTTGAGGGGCCTCCAGCTACGTGAGGGACACCTTCCTGGTCAGGTCGGACTCTGGCCAGAGAATGCTGACCAGCAATCACCACGTGGCCTCCTTTGCCTGGCTGAGGGCGGCTCCTTCTTCTTAAAGGGACCCCTCTGCTGGGAGACCTTGCTCCGCCCCCCattcccccaccctctgcccccgcAAGGCCAGTCCAGGACCTCTGAGTCTTAGGGCTTTGTCCTAATGCCTGTGGGGAATGGAGGGATTAGAGTGACACGGTGAGAAATGATGGATTCCAGAATGTTCCTCCAGGTCCTCTGGAGGTGATCCGTGCAGACCCCTCCCTGGCAGCACTGCCCATCCTGCTGGGAATGTGGGGGATGTGTGGAGTTGTTGAAGGCTCCCAGTGGAGGGCACCCCAAATGGGCatggcccctgggcccctggagaggtcaggaaggaaaagggggtcaCTCCTACCAGCATCTCCCCACGTAGGCTCCTGGGAATGGGACCCCAAACAGGGGTGCAGGAAAGGGCATCAGATGCTACCACCCCAGGTGAAccagtccccaggaggggggcagggtgaCATGCCTCTGACATGGCTGGCGAGCAGCAGCTCCTGCCAGGACTCCCCTGAGCACTTTGCCAAACACTGTCCACCCTGAGGGACACCTTCCTGGTCGGGTCAGGGGTGCCAGGAGGACCCTCTTTCACAGTAGAGTTGGGTGCGGCACAGAGAGGgtgagccacacagccagcgaGTGGCAGAGTTGGGTCCCGAAGCCCCTGCTGTGGCCTGGACTCCCGGCCATCCTGGGCTTGGGGCTGTGCTGCCTTTCTCTGGGCAGGTCACGGTGATGCATCGGCCTCCCCGCTGGGAGCACAGGAGGGAGCGGTGGTGTAGACAGCACATGGGCACACAGGGAAGTAAGACCATTCCCGACAGCCCCGCGTCATGGGAGGAAGCGAGAGCCGGGGACGAAAATCCTGTGAGAGGCTGAGGGACGAGCCCGGGGGCGGGGACAGCGGGGACAGCGGGGCCGAGCTTCGAGGGTGACAGTGGAGGCATCGCAAGGATGCGCCAGGATGGGCATTGAGTGTCGGCAAATGATTCCGCGTGACAGGTGTTCAGGAAGCGCTCCAGGGAACAAATGGCGAGCGAGCGCAAGGCATGGCCACTGCCAGACGCCACACAAGAAGGCTGTGTGCTCCTGGGCAGGTGAGCCTGGCCGGGGAAGGTCACCCTCCGAGCCTTTCCACGTCTGCACTCCTGTGTCTCCTTGGGGCTCCTTCCTAGTCATGCAGAGCTCTGCACCAGGTCCAGGCGTGGGATTTCGCACACCAATGTCAGTGCAGCCTGACGCTGTCTGCCTGCCATAGAGCCTCAGATCCCGGCTGGAGGGCTCTGTCCCACAAGGCTGCCCCCTTGGACTCCAGGCCCCCGGACATCTGTCTGACTTGGCacaaatcagaggttcccatggCTGCTGCCCCTTGGATTGGGCTCCTCAGCTGGAGTgcctcacagaactcagggaaacatcCGCATTTGCCAGCTGATTATGAATAGATGGGACAATGGACACAGATGATCACGGGATGCAAGCGATGCGCTGGGCGTGGCACGTGGAAGGGGCGGGGCTTCTGTGTCCTGGGTGCCACCAACCGGCAGCTGCCCTTCCCACTCACTCCAGCCCACCTGGCAGGGTCCTGCGCAGACTGTCTACCCGGGGTCGGTCATTCACTCTGGGTTCAGCCCTGTCCCCTCTCATGGGAATGCAGGGCTTGGTTTCTCTGGGGACCAGGCCTCACCCAGGAGCCCAGCAGAGCTGCTCAAGGGACGAGATACTGCTGGTGCTCCTGCCATCCAGGACATGACAAGGGTTTCAGGAGCTCGGTGCCAGGAACCGGGGCAGAGACCAATCTGTACAAATTGTGTCATCTCATGGTCATTTCCTTCCCTATTCCACGGTCACTGTCACGCTGGAgctggggactgggggctgtgccGTCAGTGCCCGCCAGGCGCTCACCCCGCAGCATATCCTGGGCTGGggcttgggttgtttccattcgCAGCTAATAGTCAACAGCGATGTGGTGACCAGTCAGGAACATCCTTTTGGCAAACGTGTGTCCATGGTTTTGTAGAGTGCGTGGGTCAGAGGGCGCGGTGGGCCTGCCCAGCTGTCCTCCTGGGTGGTCCTGCATTCACCAGGGGCTAGACAGTCTGGGATGGTGTGCCCGCGCCTGCCGACCTCCAGGCTCACACCTCCTCGATAACAGTAAGGCTACTGGCCATTCAAATCATCTCCTCAGGGCTCTTGCCGCTTTTCTAGGCCTTTTCCTTACTCATTTGTGGGAGCTTTCACACACTTTGGATATGCATCTTATTAAATGTTTGCACTTtgattatctctctctctgtctcactttTTCAGTCTCTTCACGGTGCCTTTGGATgaacagaaatttttttttattttattttggatgaACAGCAACTTAAAtggataaaattcaaattttagcaCAGTCCAAGTTGTCAACAGTTTCCTTGGTGGTGATCACTTTCCTGTTCCCTTGAGTTCCCTGCCTGCCCCAAAGCCTTGCAGGTGTGGGGAAGGTGACTTGTTCCCTTTGTAAAGCCTCACTACCCTACCTCTCCCATCAGACCTGCGACCCAGCTGGTGCTGACGTCCCCCCAGGATGGTGGGTGATGAGGTGTCCTGTCACTTTTTGTTTCTTGTGGACACCCAGGGCCGGGTCTTGCTCTGTGGCACACACGTATGTGGACCTGCATGTCCAGGCAAACACGGGTTCCCACCAGGGGAGGGCTCTTTGACAACCGCCCTGGCGGCCCTGGAAGAAGAGAATACAGGGTCataggaggcagggaggctggctcCGAGGCTCTGGGGAGTGCGGTGGGCGAGGTTGGAGGCCATGCAAGGAGGAGAAGGCCTTTTGAAAACCAGCTGTTGCTGGAGTTAATTATCACCCCATTCGGGGACCTGCTTGGCCCCGGGGAGGTCTGGCCGCAAGGAAAACAGGAGAGCTCTACAGCAGGTCATTGGGACATTGACCCAGCTCCTCCGTGGAGGCCTTGTCTCTGCGGAGACCAGCACCTGGGCAGGAGGGAGCGATTCTGTGGATGGAACGCACCTCCACAGTGGGAAGCAGGTGGTGAACGGCAGCCTGCGCTACCCCTGGCGGCCACCAGAGGACACAAGACCCCCACGGGAAGCCAGCAGAGCgctgcggggtggaggggggcgggaggagggcctGGACACTTCTTGGGGTGCCACGCCCCCTTTTGAAGGTTTGTAGCCACTGTGAAACTGTAAATACCCCAAAACAAGAGCCAACTTTCAACGAGCAGCTATTCCATGCCGGGCACTCTTAAATGCTTTCCACAGATTACGggctttttactttaaaaattgtaatcATTTTAATGAGGTATAATATATACACCACAAActtcacatatttaaagtgtaaaattcgCTGCGTTTTGGCAGGTATACACCCAGGAAGCCCTCACCTCAATCCAGAGAGTGGAGTGCCCATCATCCCTGAAAGTTCCTCTCCCTTGGAACCGCCTCCCGGTCCTGCTCCCCTGGGACACGGTAGCTTAGAATTTTATGCAAATGAGTCAGGCCGTTTGTTCCCAGTAGACATGTCTGGTGTCTGTCACTcggcataattattttgagattcatccacacCAGTGTGTATATCAataggtctttttaaaattattaatgtggAGTGTTCTGTTGTTGGCTACACAGTTGGTATTTCCGTTCACCCGCTGATGGACCTCTGGGTTATCTCTGGTTTGGGACTAGTCTATATAAAGCTGTGTCTGGGTCTTGTGTAGACGTGGGcttccatttctcttgggtaaatacgtAAGGTGGGGTCACAGGACAAGAATACCCTTAACTTTCTAAGAAAGTGCTAGACTGTCTTCCAGCATGATTAGTTGTCACTCCCAGCAACAGTGTGTGAGGCACCGCCTCGCCGACAGGCGTGGCCAGTCTTCTTCCGTCATCAATACACATCCAGGTGCCTCACTGTGGCTTTAACCTGAACTTCCTTGATGACTAGTGATGCCGAGCACCCCTTcatgtttagttttgtttctgCCATAATCTTCTGTGCAATGACTCAGATCTCTTGCCCATTTTCTTAATTGGGTGAgttcttttcttattgttgactCCTGAGAGATCTTTGAATCTTCATCAGATGtgtgatttgcaaatgttttctgctACTCTAtggcttatcttttcattttcttaacaataTCTCTTGAGGagcagaagttaaaaaaaatttatcggggccccagccagcatggctcaatggttgagcatcaacctatgaaccaggaggtcgacccaggttgcgggcttgatccccagcaacctggggtgtgcaggagacagctgattgatgattctctctcatcactgatgtttctaactctctctcccgtcctctatgaaatcaataaaaatatatattgttaaatttatccatttttcttccatggattgtttttagtttttttgttttttggtgtcgTATCTAGGAAATCATTGCCTAACCAAAGGtcacaaaaatgttttaagctTTCTCCagaaagttttatagttttgggtTTTGCATTCAGAACTATGATTTGTTTTGAGTTAATCTGTGCCTATGGTGTGAGGCATGGTTCCAGGTGATTTTACTTGCATATAGATGTCCAGTTGTTCCTGGTCCAATGATTGAAAACACTCCTCGTTCTCCAGGGAATTACCTTTGCACCTTTGTTGATGATCAACCAACTGCATAGGGAGGGGTGGGTCTACTTACAGAGTTCTAAGGGATAGTTTTCACTTTTAGTACTTTAAAGATGTTCCACCGTCTCCTCACATGCATTTTTCCAATAAGAAATCTGCCGTCATTTTATCTTTGTTCCTCTGTGTATAGTGCCTCTTTTTTCTCTAGCAGCTCTTAGAACTTTCTCTCTATGGCTATTTTTGTAGGGAGGGGGTCATCAGGTTTATCAATACATGATTCACACATCATACAACCCATCTATTTAAAGTAAATGGTTTTTAGTTGTGCAGCCATTATTATAATcaaatttagaacatttccatcactccacaagaggccccacccacccccattcccttcAACCTCCCCCCAGCTCCAGGAAACCACTGATCTAGTTTCTGTCAATTCGCATGTTCTAAACACGCCAGGTAAAAGGGAtcacacaatatgtggtctttcgTGACGGgtttctttcactgagcatagtATTctcgaggttcatccatgttgtatgtAGCATGTTTCAGTACTTCATACCTTTTTATTGTCAAATAACACTCATTTGCATGGCTATACacacttatttatccattcagttTGTCAGTTGAcagacatttggattattttgacttcttggctattatgaataactagtggcccaatgcacaaattcatgcacattgacaggaaattaattagaagaaatattttaatattgctatttgtcctttctctataatagaagtatcaagagatgaaagaaaattagtaaaatgtacatgaaaacaatatataaattgattaataaaatccAATAACAACataacaacaaatattttccatgaaaattttactgtcagaatcttcgttcatcattaattttttaaaaatatgtcaggtattctggaaaatttatatcatttggacaaactttgcctttgctacaacatcaagtaaattttccatcagatggttttccATCGGAGAAATTTAGGGATAGGCAcaattgacatgtaacagtcattccaccacaactgtgtTCGAGGTAAATTGCATCTTCATTTACCTCATTTTCGctatgaaggcagttcctaccagtatggATAGTACTTGTCAATGACTGTTCTTCAGACATACTCTGTCGACGACgtcgctttctttcagcttcagaggtatgttgtgccaatagttggtcttcagatacattctgtcgatGACACTGGCTTCTTTCAGTTTCAGAGGTCCATTGTAGCAACAGTTGgccttcagacatattctgttgacaaTTTCGGCTTCAGGATGTCAACAAaaacgtgacatcattacccagtgcccacagacaccatttgcaggctgggctgggctctgggccgcattttgcaccatggcaGCGTCGGcggcgatttggtgggctgttgctccggggtggtggtggggcctgtgtgccACTTGGGGggagctgagtgttgctttgtcagtgccaggtccttggtgccgtttctctgtgtGCGTCacagcaactcctgcattgagtgtctgccccctggtggtcagtgcatgtcata
Coding sequences within it:
- the PERM1 gene encoding PGC-1 and ERR-induced regulator in muscle protein 1 encodes the protein MENFQYSVQLSDQDWAEFSATAEECGLLQASLASGDELLSSDIDQGDSSGSSPPGPRPLLGGSGWPGFEEEDRAATKQLVSRSWQEPALALGAGQQMPSTSARSEPRPSLSSGAASPGQSVPLQGPVPSKDEMQRLLQGPAPRDPAPRPPGEPPPSPESPGRSPLPQRPPSSPGAPPRSPSRKKRRTAGAKGGGRSSAAGSAPTTPLGSPLLAEARPKEGRSPAGSRGKGPSAGPAELTAGAGQDERGLESAGAPEQVAWPGLDLSTPVLTTEQGTDPLSMTPGAGPHAVATPAPEPGPDFSMAKSDPALSTPASKPHPDTTPSTPTCEPHPDTPHPDTAPSTPACEPRLDVALTPPGRKVKPQVDSSAPASKAESDVGAPTLASIPQAGPDTMEAKGAPQAKLDLGSVVSSGGRQEKPRGESSAGALGHPSGEPPPGPVPGKKKKVRFSVSEPSPEEPGSEEATRPLSPATAWPSAPRTASGGRGGPGAWDAVAVGPRLPQPRILKHLPPPAAFASGGPGYKSCFAVTVPEAYEFFFCDTIEEVDEEAEEEAEDGEAQMQWPEVCEFFFRDSRAKRSGPQGGHSPAPTPEAKPVPAPLPGDPMPISFPEAYEHFLGEDGLEDVLEPAALLQLQAREAPTPGPQGVQPGPALEPSPEATEQLDLVLRQAGEPWGPLTSFTFSQKDMCLVFVAFATWAVRTSDLHTPDAWKTVLLANIGTISAIRYFRRQVRRGRRSPSP